The following DNA comes from Capsicum annuum cultivar UCD-10X-F1 chromosome 7, UCD10Xv1.1, whole genome shotgun sequence.
GGTGAGTAAATTACCAATATTACGAGGTGATGTTTCAGAAGTGGAATTGACTTTCTCACAGTATCTCCTACagaatcaaaatcaaaaattaaaaaaggcaAACAAATTCTTCTAAAGATTAAATTTTGCTGATTTGTTCATATACCTGATTTGTGTTGTTGATGATTGAAATTGCCGGGTTCAAGTTATTGATGGTAGAAAACCCTTAAGTTGCAACTTTAGCTATTATTTAGTTTATTCGTTCAAATTTCTCAATGTTGGAATATTTAGGTGTGATATTTTCACATTGTTGATTTACTTTTATGGTTTAGCTGCTTGTTTTGGCCTGCGTATGTTGTTGCCGTTGTTTAGCTTATTGTTTTTGCTAGCGGTTTTACTTGATTGAAGTTATTTATGGTGGATGTGATTTTTGACTATGAAATTCCTACTATCTTGCAGCATGACTGCGCGTAAAAAGACCATCTCTATAGCTTCTTCTTCACAGAAAAAAATACAGCAATACTCAACAGAAAAAACACGCACTATCAAAAAAAGACGGTACGACCTATTTAGACAACTCTCACCTGATTAAAAAGAGAATCTTCTCCTGCAACGGCAAACAAGATGCCTACAATCCAACAACCAaaattttttcatcaattctccTGTTCCACTACGTAATAGTCAACCTCGATTAACTGAACAGAGAGGTGTTACAATTAATGAGATATCGCCTGATACTGAAATTGGTTTGGTCACTTAATGTACAAATGCATATTACTTTGTTGTTGGTTACATGTGTCCTTGATGTATTGATAGTAAATACACCGTCTGTTTGGTTCGAATAGCTACCACCTTCGAAGTTCTAGGCAAAGGAAAGGAAATAGTTACTTGCTTCTCGACTTTTGAAATAGGTATGTACTATGCAAATACTATTCATgtttattttttccaaaaaaagagCTATATCGTACTAATTAGAACACTGTTTATACTAGGTTCAACATCAGCTACACGCACTGAACATGATGCCTTCGGGGCAACAATTACTATTACTGAGATGCCACATCAAGCTAAAACAGGTTGTCGAGTTAATCTATAAGTGTAGCCTACTTTGTTACTGGTTACACGTAGTCCTGCTCTAATGATATTAAATAAACTCTATCTCTTATTCTTTCAGACGACACCTCCCAACTTATGTCAGGCAAAGCAAACAATTTAGTTGGTTGCTTTTCAACTTTTCAAGTAGTTATGTAATATGTATACACTACTGAACTTTATTCTTTACCAAAAACGATTTACTTGTTAATTAGAACTCAGCTAAAACCACTAAGCAACATAGCCTCGAAGTAACAATCACTGCTTCCACAGGTTTGTCTGCTTATTTTCTGTGCAgatttctaaaattaattaaactttTTCCCTATATTAACTAAAGTCCGATTCATATTAGATGTACCATTGCCTTCCCACAAGCAACGTGCTTCACGAGGAAAAGCTAAAGAAAAAGGTTCGTTTCGCATTACATATAAAATTACATTAATTGATTAGCTCTTCTACAAGCTTATATCCCCTCTATTGCAACTAATTTGCATAGGTAATATGTTACGAAGTATACGGTGTTGCAACATCAAACAACTTCCCAATAATGTAAGCATTTTAAAAAAGGTCCCTCCATGTAAATATTGTGAAGCAGAAAGATTTGAATATGAATCACCAGGATTTTGTTGCAGTAATGGTACAGTTAAACTGACATCAACCAAAATGCCAATAGAATTACTGAATCTCTTTCTAGAGGATACTGAAGAATGTACANNNNNNNNNNNNNNNNNNNNNNNNNNNNNNNNNNNNNNNNNNNNNNNNNNNNNNNNNNNNNNNNNNNNNNNNNNNNNNNNNNNNNNNNNNNNNNNNNNNNNNNNNNNNNNNNNNNNNNNNNNNNNNNNNNNNNNNNNNNNNNNNNNNNNNNNNNNNNNNNNNNNNNNNNNNNNNNNNNNNNNNNNNNNNNNNNNNNNNNNNNNNNNNNNNNNNNNNNNNNNNNNNNNNNNNNNNNNNNNNNNNNNNNNNNNNNNNNNNNNNNNNNNNNNNNNNNNNNNNNNNNNNNNNNNNNNNNNNNNNNNNNNNNNNNNNNNNNNNNNNNNNNNNNNNNNNNNNNNNNNNNNNNNNNNNNNNNNNNNNNNNNNNNNNNNNNNNNNNNNNNNNNNNNNNNNNNNNNNNNNNNNNNNNNNNNNNNNNNNNNNNNNNNNNNNNNNNNNNNNNNNNNNNNNNNNNNNNNNNNNNNNNNNNNNNNNNNNNNNNNNNNNNNNNNNNNNNNNNNNNNNNNNNNNNNNNNNNNNNNNNNNNNNNNNNNNNNNNNNNNNNNNNNNNNNNNNNNNNNNNNNNNNNNNNNNNNNNNNNNNNNNNNNNNNNNNNNNNNNNNNNNNNNNNNNNNNNNNNNNNNNNNNNNNNNNNN
Coding sequences within:
- the LOC107877062 gene encoding uncharacterized protein LOC107877062; this encodes MWQYTCLRCLTYTTYIVPFISSWLFFSVFNSLFLSQLLDSTSLFSATTFEVLGKGKEIVTCFSTFEIGSTSATRTEHDAFGATITITEMPHQAKTDDTSQLMSGKANNLVGCFSTFQVVM